A genome region from Musa acuminata AAA Group cultivar baxijiao chromosome BXJ3-5, Cavendish_Baxijiao_AAA, whole genome shotgun sequence includes the following:
- the LOC135584932 gene encoding probable monogalactosyldiacylglycerol synthase 1, chloroplastic isoform X1, protein MPPSSICQEPTNLHDLCCLLPFDSLVARFPIFPIASSSVPLNSTYLYRRSPSLAALPGRASSSLSSKLNRLWSEFNRFSRIHCERRASIGFASLGISSGEIRLDDEGPSVVEEDGAPVNGVVECERSKKVLILMSDTGGGHRASAEAIKAAFNQEFGEEYQVFVTDLWTDHTPWPFNQLPRSYNFLVKHGALWKMTYYGSAPRLVHQPHFAATSTLIAREVAKGLMKYQPDIIISVHPLMQHVPLRILRAKGLLKKIIFTTVVTDLSTCHPTWFHRLVTRCYCPSTEVAKRALKAGLQPSQIKVYGLPVRPSFVKPVRPKVELRRDLGMDEDLPAVLLMGGGEGMGPIEATARALGDSLYSENLGEPIGQILIICGRNRKLANRLQSIDWKVPVQVKGFVTKMEECMGACDCIITKAGPGTIAEAMIRGLPIILNDYIAGQEVGNVPFVVDNGCGKFSKSPKEIAKIVAEWFGPKSDEFRAMSQNALKLARPDAVFKIVHDLHELVRERSLVPQYSCAA, encoded by the exons ATGCCGCCTTCTTCCATCTGCCAAGAGCCCACCAATCTCCACGACCTCTGCTGCCTCCTCCCCTTCGATTCCCTCGTCGCTCGATTCCCGATCTTCCCCATCGCTTCCTCCTCCGTTCCCTTGAACTCCACCTACCTCTACCGCCGCTCGCCCTCCCTCGCCGCGCTTCCCGGAAGAGCGTCGTCGTCTCTGTCTTCGAAGCTCAACCGTCTCTGGAGCGAGTTCAATCGGTTCTCGCGGATCCACTGCGAGCGTCGTGCCTCGATCGGGTTCGCCTCCCTCGGCATCTCCAGCGGTGAGATTCGGCTGGATGATGAGGGCCCCAGCGTGGTCGAGGAGGACGGGGCGCCCGTCAATGGCGTGGTGGAGTGCGAGAGGTCGAAGAAAGTTCTCATCTTGATGAGCGACACTGGCGGCGGGCATAGGGCGTCGGCCGAGGCCATTAAGGCCGCTTTCAATCAAGAGTTCGGAGAAGAGTACCAG GTGTTTGTGACGGATCTGTGGACCGACCACACACCCTGGCCGTTCAATCAACTGCCTAGGAGCTATAACTTTTTGGTGAAGCACGGTGCTTTGTGGAAAATGACATACTATGGATCCGCCCCTCGCTTGGTGCATCAACCACATTTTGCAGCAACTTCAACGTTAATAGCTCG AGAAGTTGCAAAAGGGTTAATGAAGTACCAGCCTGATATTATTATTAGTGTTCATCCACTAATGCAACATGTCCCTCTTCGAATCCTAAGGGCGAAAGGTCTGTTGAAGAAGATCATCTTTACTACAGTTGTGACAGATCTGAGCACATGCCATCCAACATG GTTCCATAGGCTCGTAACAAGATGCTATTGCCCTTCTACTGAGGTGGCAAAGAGGGCATTAAAAGCTGGTTTGCAGCCTTCACAGATCAAGGTCTATGGCCTTCCAGTGCGTCCTTCTTTTGTTAAACCAGTTCGACCAAAG GTGGAATTAAGAAGGGATTTAGGGATGGATGAGGATTTACCTGCTGTTTTGTTGATGGGCGGCGGGGAAGGAATGGGTCCTATTGAGGCTACTGCTCGGGCACTGGGTGATTCATTGTACAGTGAGAATCTTGGAGAACCTATAGGTCAGATCCTGATAATCTGTGGCCGAAACAGAAAACTTGCCAACAGATTGCAGTCAATTGACTGGAAAGTTCCTGTGCAG GTAAAAGGTTTTGTTACTAAGATGGAAGAATGCATGGGTGCTTGTGACTGCATAATTACCAAA GCAGGACCAGGTACTATTGCGGAAGCAATGATCCGTGGTCTTCCTATTATTCTGAATGACTATATTGCTGGGCAG GAAGTTGGTAATGTTCCTTTTGTTGTGGACAACGGATGTGGAAAGTTCTCAAAATCACCAAAAGAGATTGCAAAGATAGTCGCCGAGTGGTTTGGTCCAAAGTCTGATGAGTTCAGAGCCATGTCTCAGAATGCTCTAAAGCTTGCACGTCCAGATGCGGTCTTTAAGATTGTTCATGATCTTCACGAGTTGGTCAGAGAAAGAAGTCTTGTACCACAGTACTCTTGTGCAGCTTGA
- the LOC103985479 gene encoding gamma-glutamyl peptidase 5-like, which produces MKIEQEKRYALLLAARDSDYVTKMYNGYFNVFVQAFGEEGESWDLFRVVEGEFPDMEDLDKYDGFVVSGSPYDAYGNDLWILRLCFLLQTLHAMRKKVLGICFGHQVICRALGGRVAKAGGGWDVGIRKVIMVDDDLPRPKLFDRLGETPPSALIIECHQDEVWQVPVGAEVIGFSEKTDVEMFCVGDHILGIQGHPEYGKDILYNLMDRLVSSDCINGCFADDVKASLEEAEPDNQFWEKLCKTFLKGNNNEICCAVKVD; this is translated from the exons ATGAAGATAgagcaggagaagaggtatgcTCTCCTTTTAGCAGCCAGGGACTCGGACTACGTCACGAAGATGTATAATGGATACTTCAACGTGTTTGTACAAGCCTTCGGGGAGGAAGGTGAGAGCTGGGACTTGTTTAGGGTGGTGGAGGGAGAGTTTCCCGACATGGAAGACCTCGACAAGTATGATGGCTTCGTCGTCAGCGGCAGCCCTTATGATGCCTATGGCAATGACCTGTGGATCCTGAGGCTGTGCTTTCTTCTCCAAACGTTGCATGCCATGCGCAAGAAAGTTCTAGGGATTTGCTTCGGCCACCAA GTTATATGCCGCGCGTTGGGCGGTCGGGTTGCCAAGGCTGGTGGAGGTTGGGATGTCGGGATCAGGAAGGTGATCATGGTGGACGATGACCTGCCTCGCCCTAAGCTCTTCGATCGACTGGGAGAGACCCCACCCTCCGCTTTGATCATCGAATGCCACCAAGACGAG GTGTGGCAAGTTCCGGTGGGAGCTGAAGTGATCGGCTTCTCGGAGAAGACCGACGTGGAGATGTTCTGCGTCGGAGATCACATCCTAGGCATTCAAGGACATCCCGAGTACGGCAAGGACATACTCTACAACCTCATGGATCGTCTTGTTAGCAGTGACTGTATCAAT GGATGCTTTGCTGATGATGTGAAGGCGAGCTTGGAGGAGGCTGAACCAGATAACCAATTCTGGGAGAAGCTGTGCAAGACCTTCCTCAAGGGTAACAACAATGAGATCTGCTGTGCAGTAAAAGTTGACTGA
- the LOC135584932 gene encoding monogalactosyldiacylglycerol synthase 1, chloroplastic-like isoform X2: protein MPPSSICQEPTNLHDLCCLLPFDSLVARFPIFPIASSSVPLNSTYLYRRSPSLAALPGRASSSLSSKLNRLWSEFNRFSRIHCERRASIGFASLGISSGEIRLDDEGPSVVEEDGAPVNGVVECERSKKVLILMSDTGGGHRASAEAIKAAFNQEFGEEYQVFVTDLWTDHTPWPFNQLPRSYNFLVKHGALWKMTYYGSAPRLVHQPHFAATSTLIAREVAKGLMKYQPDIIISVHPLMQHVPLRILRAKGLLKKIIFTTVVTDLSTCHPTWFHRLVTRCYCPSTEVAKRALKAGLQPSQIKVYGLPVRPSFVKPVRPKVELRRDLGMDEDLPAVLLMGGGEGMGPIEATARALGDSLYSENLGEPIGQILIICGRNRKLANRLQSIDWKVPVQVKGFVTKMEECMGACDCIITKAGPGTIAEAMIRGLPIILNDYIAGQE, encoded by the exons ATGCCGCCTTCTTCCATCTGCCAAGAGCCCACCAATCTCCACGACCTCTGCTGCCTCCTCCCCTTCGATTCCCTCGTCGCTCGATTCCCGATCTTCCCCATCGCTTCCTCCTCCGTTCCCTTGAACTCCACCTACCTCTACCGCCGCTCGCCCTCCCTCGCCGCGCTTCCCGGAAGAGCGTCGTCGTCTCTGTCTTCGAAGCTCAACCGTCTCTGGAGCGAGTTCAATCGGTTCTCGCGGATCCACTGCGAGCGTCGTGCCTCGATCGGGTTCGCCTCCCTCGGCATCTCCAGCGGTGAGATTCGGCTGGATGATGAGGGCCCCAGCGTGGTCGAGGAGGACGGGGCGCCCGTCAATGGCGTGGTGGAGTGCGAGAGGTCGAAGAAAGTTCTCATCTTGATGAGCGACACTGGCGGCGGGCATAGGGCGTCGGCCGAGGCCATTAAGGCCGCTTTCAATCAAGAGTTCGGAGAAGAGTACCAG GTGTTTGTGACGGATCTGTGGACCGACCACACACCCTGGCCGTTCAATCAACTGCCTAGGAGCTATAACTTTTTGGTGAAGCACGGTGCTTTGTGGAAAATGACATACTATGGATCCGCCCCTCGCTTGGTGCATCAACCACATTTTGCAGCAACTTCAACGTTAATAGCTCG AGAAGTTGCAAAAGGGTTAATGAAGTACCAGCCTGATATTATTATTAGTGTTCATCCACTAATGCAACATGTCCCTCTTCGAATCCTAAGGGCGAAAGGTCTGTTGAAGAAGATCATCTTTACTACAGTTGTGACAGATCTGAGCACATGCCATCCAACATG GTTCCATAGGCTCGTAACAAGATGCTATTGCCCTTCTACTGAGGTGGCAAAGAGGGCATTAAAAGCTGGTTTGCAGCCTTCACAGATCAAGGTCTATGGCCTTCCAGTGCGTCCTTCTTTTGTTAAACCAGTTCGACCAAAG GTGGAATTAAGAAGGGATTTAGGGATGGATGAGGATTTACCTGCTGTTTTGTTGATGGGCGGCGGGGAAGGAATGGGTCCTATTGAGGCTACTGCTCGGGCACTGGGTGATTCATTGTACAGTGAGAATCTTGGAGAACCTATAGGTCAGATCCTGATAATCTGTGGCCGAAACAGAAAACTTGCCAACAGATTGCAGTCAATTGACTGGAAAGTTCCTGTGCAG GTAAAAGGTTTTGTTACTAAGATGGAAGAATGCATGGGTGCTTGTGACTGCATAATTACCAAA GCAGGACCAGGTACTATTGCGGAAGCAATGATCCGTGGTCTTCCTATTATTCTGAATGACTATATTGCTGGGCAG GAGTGA